From the genome of Candidatus Methylopumilus turicensis, one region includes:
- the glyS gene encoding glycine--tRNA ligase subunit beta, which yields MSSNNLLVELFVEELPPKVLKKLGDSFAGTILEVLKAQALTGESSTATAYASPRRLAVHITAVSSQAEDKAVSQKLMPVTVGLDANGNATPALVKKLNALGADESAFSKLKRENDGKADILFYDALVKGASLSEGLQKAVEEALSKLPIPKVMTYQLGDGWESVNFVRPAHGLVALHGNTVVPLSVLGLQSSNHTQGHRFEASVSPVVIKDADSYEAQMQNEGAVIPSFDARRAEIVRQLTAAAQKQNLKPIEDDALLDEVTALVERPNVLLGQFETEFLEVPQECLILTMKANQKYFPLLDANDKLTNKFLIVSNISPADPFKVVDGNERVVRPRLADAKFFFDQDRKKTLASRLSGLEKVVYHNKLGTQAERSKRVSDLAKAIASKIGDANLATKAEQAAQLSKVDLLTDMVGEFPELQGIMGRYYAQHEKLDNDIAFAIEDHYKPRFAGDELPRSIVGIAVAIADKLETLVGLFSIGEKPTGDKDPFALRRQALGIIRMLIECKLNISFETIIDLALQQFKVEDKAGVLAAITEFCFDRLSVNLREQGASAQEVDAVLALNPSLLSEIPKRLEAVRAFSSLDEAPALAAANKRVGNILKKIEGNVEAKINDALLQEPAEKALASTLAKIKPEADALFESGDYTNSLKALAALKAPVDDFFDNVMVNADDPALKANRQGLLATLHQAMNRVADLSKLAA from the coding sequence ATGAGTAGCAACAATTTATTAGTCGAATTATTTGTCGAAGAACTGCCGCCTAAAGTGCTTAAGAAGCTAGGTGACTCTTTTGCTGGCACAATATTAGAAGTGCTTAAAGCCCAGGCCTTAACAGGAGAGAGTAGCACTGCAACAGCCTATGCTTCACCACGCCGTTTAGCGGTTCACATTACGGCAGTGTCATCGCAAGCTGAAGACAAAGCCGTTTCACAAAAGCTAATGCCTGTGACAGTTGGCTTGGATGCTAATGGCAATGCAACGCCTGCACTAGTGAAAAAGTTGAACGCATTAGGTGCTGACGAATCTGCCTTTTCAAAACTCAAACGTGAAAATGATGGTAAAGCGGACATCTTGTTTTACGATGCGCTCGTCAAAGGGGCTTCACTTTCTGAAGGCCTACAAAAAGCCGTTGAAGAAGCTTTAAGCAAACTGCCAATTCCTAAAGTCATGACTTATCAATTGGGCGATGGTTGGGAAAGCGTTAACTTCGTTCGTCCCGCCCACGGCCTAGTCGCTTTGCATGGCAATACAGTCGTGCCTTTGAGCGTACTTGGTTTACAGTCTAGCAACCACACGCAAGGCCATCGTTTTGAAGCGAGCGTTTCGCCTGTGGTAATTAAAGATGCAGATAGCTACGAAGCACAAATGCAAAATGAAGGCGCAGTTATCCCTAGCTTTGATGCACGCCGTGCTGAAATCGTCCGCCAATTAACGGCGGCAGCGCAAAAGCAAAACCTCAAGCCTATCGAAGATGATGCCTTGCTCGATGAAGTGACGGCATTAGTTGAGCGTCCAAATGTGTTGCTTGGCCAATTTGAGACTGAGTTCTTGGAAGTACCGCAAGAGTGTTTGATTTTGACCATGAAGGCGAATCAAAAATACTTTCCACTACTCGATGCTAACGACAAGCTCACCAACAAATTCTTAATCGTCTCTAACATCAGTCCGGCAGACCCATTCAAAGTAGTGGATGGTAACGAACGTGTGGTTAGACCACGTTTGGCTGATGCTAAATTTTTCTTTGACCAAGACCGCAAAAAAACCTTAGCTTCAAGACTGAGCGGCTTAGAAAAAGTGGTTTATCACAATAAGCTAGGCACGCAAGCCGAACGATCAAAACGCGTCAGTGATTTAGCCAAAGCGATTGCATCTAAGATTGGTGATGCCAACTTAGCGACTAAAGCAGAGCAAGCCGCGCAGCTTTCAAAAGTGGATTTGCTGACCGACATGGTGGGTGAGTTTCCAGAGTTACAAGGCATCATGGGGCGCTACTATGCGCAACATGAAAAGCTAGATAACGACATTGCTTTTGCGATTGAAGATCACTACAAGCCACGTTTTGCAGGGGATGAATTACCTCGTAGCATCGTCGGTATTGCAGTCGCCATTGCCGACAAATTAGAAACATTAGTCGGCTTATTTAGCATCGGCGAAAAGCCAACGGGCGACAAAGATCCATTTGCACTGCGTCGTCAGGCATTGGGCATTATCCGCATGCTGATTGAGTGCAAACTCAATATTTCATTTGAGACGATTATCGACCTGGCGCTTCAACAATTCAAAGTGGAAGATAAAGCGGGTGTTTTAGCCGCAATTACCGAGTTCTGCTTTGACCGCCTGAGTGTTAATTTACGTGAACAAGGCGCGAGCGCTCAAGAGGTAGATGCGGTATTAGCGCTCAACCCAAGCTTGCTGAGCGAGATTCCAAAACGCTTAGAAGCCGTGCGCGCATTCTCAAGCTTGGACGAAGCACCAGCGCTTGCCGCGGCTAACAAACGTGTTGGTAACATCTTGAAGAAAATTGAAGGCAATGTAGAAGCAAAAATCAACGATGCCCTGCTTCAAGAACCTGCTGAAAAAGCCTTAGCAAGCACCCTTGCTAAAATCAAGCCAGAAGCAGATGCCTTGTTTGAGAGTGGCGACTACACCAATTCACTTAAAGCATTAGCGGCACTCAAAGCGCCTGTGGATGACTTCTTTGATAATGTGATGGTGAACGCTGATGACCCTGCGCTTAAAGCCAACCGACAAGGCTTACTAGCAACGCTCCACCAAGCCATGAACCGCGTGGCTGACTTATCTAAGCTGGCGGCATAA
- the gmhB gene encoding D-glycero-beta-D-manno-heptose 1,7-bisphosphate 7-phosphatase, which translates to MKLVVLDRDGVINFDSVHFIKSTNEWIPIPGSLEAIALLNQSGYRVAIATNQSGISRGLFDMVTLNAIHDKMHKALGQLGGRVDAMFYCPHSADDNCACRKPKPGMMEEIGRRFSQDMKGVPMVGDALRDLQAGAVLGMQPMLVRTGKGEQTLATGGLPDGTLVFADLAEAVQHIIAKN; encoded by the coding sequence ATGAAACTCGTGGTGCTAGACAGAGACGGTGTCATTAATTTTGACTCTGTTCACTTTATAAAAAGCACCAACGAGTGGATTCCTATTCCAGGCAGTTTAGAGGCGATTGCACTCCTCAACCAAAGTGGCTACCGCGTGGCGATTGCGACTAACCAATCTGGCATTAGCCGTGGGCTATTTGACATGGTGACGCTTAACGCAATCCACGACAAAATGCACAAGGCGCTTGGCCAACTTGGCGGCAGAGTCGATGCGATGTTTTACTGCCCACATTCAGCAGATGACAACTGCGCTTGCCGCAAACCAAAACCAGGCATGATGGAAGAGATAGGCAGACGTTTTAGCCAAGACATGAAAGGCGTGCCGATGGTGGGTGATGCTTTACGTGACCTCCAAGCGGGCGCGGTGCTGGGCATGCAACCCATGTTGGTTCGCACAGGCAAAGGTGAGCAAACTTTGGCAACTGGCGGCTTGCCTGATGGCACTTTGGTTTTCGCTGATTTAGCAGAAGCCGTTCAACACATCATTGCAAAAAACTAA
- a CDS encoding lysophospholipid acyltransferase family protein produces MQSIRSILFNLGMLVITPIFSVLAILLFPLPAVLHSRIVSSWAYLAMFWLKVTCGLSFRVIGKENIPNHACIVLAKHQSAWETIAFQTIFPPQIWVMKRSLLWIPFLGWAFAALRAIAIDRAAGREALKQMVDQGMDRLAKGLWVVIFPEGTRIAPGKKGKYHIGGAWLATHTQATVVPVAHNAGEFWRKNSFLKTPGVITVSIGKPIETSGLKPDAVNQMVEAWIESEMPLLRNR; encoded by the coding sequence ATGCAATCAATACGATCAATATTGTTTAATCTAGGGATGCTTGTGATCACCCCTATATTTTCAGTCTTGGCGATTTTGCTTTTCCCTTTACCAGCAGTCCTGCATTCACGCATCGTCAGCAGCTGGGCTTACCTTGCCATGTTTTGGCTTAAAGTCACTTGCGGCTTAAGCTTCCGCGTCATCGGTAAAGAAAATATCCCCAATCACGCTTGCATCGTTTTAGCCAAGCACCAATCTGCTTGGGAAACTATCGCGTTCCAAACCATTTTCCCCCCGCAGATTTGGGTGATGAAGCGCAGTCTTTTGTGGATTCCATTTTTAGGTTGGGCGTTCGCAGCACTACGCGCCATTGCCATTGACCGAGCCGCGGGTCGCGAAGCACTTAAACAAATGGTTGACCAAGGCATGGATAGACTAGCAAAAGGTTTGTGGGTTGTGATTTTCCCTGAAGGCACACGCATCGCACCAGGCAAAAAAGGCAAATACCATATTGGCGGCGCTTGGTTAGCTACGCATACTCAAGCCACTGTTGTTCCTGTTGCGCACAATGCCGGTGAATTTTGGCGCAAAAATTCATTCTTAAAAACACCTGGCGTGATTACCGTTAGCATCGGTAAGCCAATTGAAACTTCGGGCTTAAAGCCAGATGCAGTCAATCAAATGGTGGAAGCATGGATTGAAAGTGAAATGCCGCTTTTAAGAAATCGCTAA
- a CDS encoding M48 family metallopeptidase, with protein sequence MTQFHLPIPNGEAIPYTLERRTRKTVGLKINHNGLIVHAPTRLSQKELERMLLSKADWIVKKLQSQQENQLEKFIWEDGASLLLLGNAIELSVRMDSVSRALEYEPGRISVALPTPNNQTSIARKVLQWYKKQALTDFTRRIALLAAKLGVDTPPLFLSSARSRWGSCNSRGEVRLNWRLLQAPPHIINYVVAHELAHLKEMNHSAKFWATVERIYPDYKTAEKELKAWSAKMHRI encoded by the coding sequence ATGACACAGTTCCATTTGCCTATTCCCAATGGCGAAGCAATTCCATACACCCTAGAGCGTCGCACTCGTAAAACCGTTGGCCTAAAAATCAACCACAATGGCTTAATTGTTCATGCCCCAACGCGACTTTCACAAAAAGAGCTAGAGCGCATGTTGCTCAGCAAAGCCGATTGGATAGTCAAAAAACTACAATCTCAGCAAGAAAACCAACTTGAGAAATTCATTTGGGAAGATGGCGCATCACTACTTTTACTCGGCAATGCCATCGAACTTTCTGTTCGTATGGATTCGGTTAGTCGCGCTTTAGAATATGAGCCAGGCCGTATTTCTGTTGCACTGCCCACCCCCAACAACCAAACCAGCATCGCTAGAAAAGTGCTGCAATGGTACAAAAAACAAGCGCTGACTGACTTCACAAGGCGCATTGCATTACTCGCAGCCAAGCTTGGTGTGGACACACCACCACTCTTTTTAAGCAGCGCACGTTCACGTTGGGGGAGCTGTAATAGTCGCGGAGAAGTAAGGCTCAATTGGCGCTTGTTGCAAGCCCCGCCACACATCATAAATTACGTGGTGGCGCATGAATTGGCTCACCTTAAAGAAATGAACCACTCTGCTAAATTTTGGGCAACGGTGGAGCGAATTTATCCAGATTACAAAACTGCAGAAAAAGAACTCAAAGCTTGGTCGGCTAAAATGCACCGTATCTGA
- the pqqA gene encoding pyrroloquinoline quinone precursor peptide PqqA translates to MWTKPAATEMRFGFEVTMYVMNK, encoded by the coding sequence ATGTGGACAAAACCAGCAGCTACAGAAATGCGTTTCGGCTTTGAAGTAACAATGTACGTAATGAACAAATAA
- a CDS encoding heavy metal translocating P-type ATPase, with product MQIGRQEQTQHHLSQAKVVCFHCGLTLQQGFNFSATVFGVSQKMCCRGCQSVAESIVENGLEDYYKHRTELPKTAEDLVPDVLLQLALYDHPEVQKSFVLDGEGDYKEASLILEGITCAACVWLNERHLNQLSGVISVNVNYGSQRARVRWNDHQIKLSQILAEINKIGYHAHPFSAQQQDALRQQQRKSDFRRLAVAGLSAGQVMMIAVALYAGPAQGLEFATAQLLRWFSFVLTIPAITYAAWPFYVSAWCSIRNRQVGMDVPISLGLMTGFVGSVWATVHGQGVVYFDTLTMLVFFLLGTRYLERNAREKSIEASENLLRLAPVMATKVEGQTQTLTPVMELKLGDLILARPGETIAADGKVVTGESSVDESLLTGESRPLPKSLGAQVFAGSINYESPLTIQVTAIAENTMLAGISRLLDRAQAEKPKLAETADRVAAYFTSALLVTVALVALVWWQIQPDRILEIVLTVLVVSCPCALSLAAPAAFAAAGSHLIERGVLLTRGHALETLAKVTHFVFDKTGTLTLGQLSLVNTITHADLDAEACLQLAASLEKHSEHALAKAFLNAQGHHPVQLATEVKNIPGQGVEGLVAGLKLRLGNAKLHQTFSADLAQEYLSGATVVWLSDETRLLATFVLADQTRPEAQALIQKLKQQGLQVSILSGDSAEAVSHFAKLVGVDDWNAACSPADKLAHLHALQAQGAVVAMVGDGINDAPVLAAAQVSMAMGSGTQMARATGDVVLLTEHLLEIEHALVTSRFGISVIRQNFIWAIAYNLVTLPFAATGLLSPWMAAIGMSVSSLIVVLNALRLK from the coding sequence ATGCAAATCGGGCGGCAAGAGCAAACGCAACATCATTTATCTCAAGCTAAAGTAGTCTGCTTCCACTGTGGTTTAACACTTCAACAGGGATTTAATTTTTCAGCGACTGTTTTTGGGGTGTCCCAAAAGATGTGCTGTCGAGGCTGTCAGTCTGTCGCCGAGTCTATTGTTGAGAATGGTCTAGAAGACTATTACAAGCATCGTACTGAACTTCCTAAAACCGCTGAAGACCTCGTTCCCGATGTGCTGCTTCAGCTCGCGCTTTACGACCATCCTGAAGTACAAAAAAGCTTTGTGCTCGATGGCGAAGGGGACTACAAAGAGGCCTCGCTTATTCTTGAAGGCATTACCTGTGCTGCTTGTGTTTGGCTCAACGAGCGGCATTTAAATCAGTTGTCTGGTGTTATAAGCGTTAATGTGAACTACGGTTCACAGCGCGCCCGCGTTCGCTGGAACGACCATCAAATCAAGCTTAGTCAGATTTTGGCTGAAATCAATAAAATTGGCTATCACGCCCATCCTTTTAGTGCGCAGCAACAAGATGCCTTACGTCAGCAACAACGTAAATCGGATTTTAGAAGGCTTGCCGTAGCTGGCTTAAGTGCCGGTCAGGTCATGATGATAGCCGTGGCCTTATATGCAGGCCCTGCCCAAGGATTGGAATTTGCAACCGCACAATTATTACGCTGGTTTAGTTTTGTCCTAACTATCCCAGCGATTACTTATGCCGCGTGGCCGTTTTACGTTTCTGCATGGTGCAGTATTCGCAATCGCCAAGTTGGCATGGATGTGCCCATCAGCTTAGGCCTAATGACTGGCTTTGTGGGGAGCGTCTGGGCAACCGTGCACGGGCAAGGCGTGGTGTATTTTGACACGCTCACCATGCTCGTGTTCTTCTTGTTGGGCACACGCTATCTCGAACGTAATGCCCGTGAAAAGTCTATTGAAGCCTCAGAGAATCTTTTACGACTCGCGCCCGTCATGGCGACGAAAGTAGAGGGGCAGACGCAAACTTTAACCCCAGTGATGGAGTTGAAATTAGGTGACCTTATTCTAGCGAGACCAGGCGAAACCATTGCCGCGGATGGCAAAGTGGTGACAGGCGAGAGTAGTGTGGATGAGTCCCTGCTCACCGGAGAAAGCCGCCCACTGCCCAAATCTTTAGGCGCCCAAGTATTTGCAGGCAGTATCAATTACGAGAGTCCGCTTACCATTCAAGTCACCGCAATTGCTGAAAACACCATGCTCGCGGGCATTTCCCGTTTACTAGATAGAGCGCAAGCAGAAAAGCCAAAGCTCGCCGAAACGGCTGACCGTGTTGCTGCATATTTCACAAGCGCTTTGCTTGTCACCGTTGCCTTGGTTGCCTTGGTCTGGTGGCAAATTCAGCCTGACCGTATCTTAGAGATTGTGCTGACGGTTTTAGTGGTGAGCTGCCCTTGTGCCTTATCCCTCGCCGCCCCAGCAGCGTTTGCTGCGGCTGGCTCGCATTTGATTGAACGTGGCGTTTTATTAACGCGTGGCCATGCTTTAGAAACTTTGGCTAAGGTCACACATTTTGTGTTTGATAAAACAGGCACACTCACACTAGGTCAGCTAAGTTTAGTGAATACCATCACGCATGCTGATCTTGATGCAGAAGCCTGTTTGCAACTCGCCGCGAGTTTAGAGAAACACTCAGAGCATGCGCTTGCAAAAGCCTTCCTAAACGCACAGGGTCATCACCCAGTGCAATTAGCGACGGAAGTGAAGAATATCCCAGGCCAAGGGGTTGAGGGGCTGGTAGCGGGGCTTAAATTGCGTTTGGGCAATGCGAAGTTGCATCAGACTTTTTCGGCTGATTTAGCGCAAGAGTATTTATCAGGAGCAACTGTGGTTTGGCTCAGTGATGAAACACGTTTGCTCGCGACTTTTGTATTGGCAGACCAAACGCGGCCAGAGGCTCAAGCGCTCATCCAAAAATTGAAACAGCAAGGCCTGCAAGTGTCGATTTTGAGTGGCGATTCGGCTGAAGCAGTCTCGCACTTTGCCAAATTGGTTGGTGTAGATGACTGGAATGCGGCCTGCTCGCCAGCAGATAAATTAGCCCATCTCCATGCTTTGCAAGCGCAAGGCGCAGTAGTGGCAATGGTGGGGGATGGCATTAACGATGCGCCAGTGCTGGCGGCTGCGCAAGTTTCCATGGCCATGGGCAGTGGCACACAAATGGCACGCGCAACGGGTGATGTGGTCTTGCTTACCGAACACCTATTAGAAATTGAACATGCGCTGGTGACCAGCCGATTTGGCATCAGCGTGATTAGGCAAAATTTTATTTGGGCAATTGCTTATAACCTGGTTACTTTGCCATTTGCGGCAACTGGTTTGCTAAGCCCATGGATGGCGGCGATAGGCATGTCAGTTAGCTCGCTGATTGTGGTCTTGAATGCGCTTCGATTGAAGTGA
- a CDS encoding FixH family protein — protein MTETLFGGLLVAVILFFLVRKAGLSNFWAGVLSGVLPFITYIAYSSKHWPGGDVLTIHFAVYLANAGLLIVFGGMQKKKENMHWAPRVIIGFFMGLLLLNAILLSVATRGLPDLITRSFLPNPANRQVHTGFPGVIPHDRNKLYESHVQKIEQQKNLGWNVDIQGLDVLKNNLASNITIKLSDKQRQPIVAATITIEFWRMANSADDQTIRFSETKPGEYHAMLRLSDQGLWLSDLEIVKGEAHYALKQPITVGQ, from the coding sequence ATGACAGAAACCCTGTTTGGTGGCTTACTTGTTGCCGTCATTTTATTCTTTTTGGTTCGCAAGGCAGGCCTTTCAAATTTTTGGGCGGGGGTGCTAAGTGGGGTTTTACCATTTATTACTTACATCGCATACAGCAGTAAGCACTGGCCTGGTGGCGATGTTCTGACCATTCATTTCGCTGTTTATCTTGCCAATGCAGGCTTACTGATTGTTTTTGGGGGCATGCAAAAGAAAAAAGAAAATATGCATTGGGCACCAAGAGTCATTATTGGCTTTTTTATGGGGTTGTTGCTGCTGAATGCAATACTCCTATCAGTCGCGACGCGAGGCCTGCCTGATCTGATTACACGCTCTTTTTTACCTAACCCCGCCAATCGTCAGGTGCATACAGGCTTTCCTGGTGTCATTCCGCATGATAGAAATAAACTTTATGAATCTCATGTGCAAAAGATTGAGCAACAAAAAAATCTCGGTTGGAATGTTGATATTCAAGGCTTAGATGTGTTGAAAAATAATCTTGCATCCAATATCACGATTAAGTTATCTGACAAACAACGACAGCCGATTGTTGCTGCGACGATCACGATCGAGTTTTGGCGTATGGCCAACAGTGCAGATGATCAAACGATCCGGTTTTCTGAGACGAAGCCTGGTGAATATCACGCGATGTTGCGTTTGTCGGATCAAGGTTTGTGGCTGAGTGATCTAGAGATTGTGAAAGGCGAAGCGCACTACGCACTTAAGCAGCCGATAACCGTTGGGCAATAG
- the ccoG gene encoding cytochrome c oxidase accessory protein CcoG produces the protein MSEQADKSLYQKHIPIVTRSVKGKFRHFKTAVMVLAYSVYFLLPWMPWDRVSAASQAILFDLTSRRFFIFDLIVYPQDIFWLAMLLFIAAALLFFVTGLVGRAWCGYFCFQTIWSDLFIQIEHLIQGERPARLRLKKQAWNVEKIFKIGLSHALMILVSFWTAVTFVCYFSYAPMFVQAFFNGTASSGGYFAVLILTISTYIAAGIAREQICLFACPYARFQGVMYEADTLAVTYDAKRGEGLKGRTIPIQGLKTHDERTQAGHGDCIDCGFCVQVCPTGIDIRNGLQYQCISCGLCIDACDNIMDSVGYPRGLIRYDSETNLASDLPHPPKVMWKRFKVLGYAGAILLMTALLFYNIGTRTTTEVNVQQVRQPLYVMLSDGSFRNRYVIHIVNKTEADEIYAVDVEGISPRSLDMHFFKQVSIKAGKGLNMNATVNLSAEDASKIDEFNFLITRASTSEVIRVKTNFNSPREHD, from the coding sequence ATGTCAGAACAAGCAGATAAATCACTTTATCAAAAACACATACCCATTGTGACGCGGTCCGTTAAGGGCAAGTTTCGTCACTTCAAAACAGCCGTCATGGTGCTTGCTTACTCTGTATATTTCTTGCTGCCATGGATGCCTTGGGATCGTGTCAGCGCCGCAAGCCAAGCTATTTTGTTTGATCTCACATCACGCCGCTTTTTTATCTTTGATTTGATCGTTTACCCGCAAGATATTTTTTGGTTGGCGATGCTGTTATTTATTGCCGCTGCACTCCTATTTTTTGTAACGGGTCTTGTTGGTCGCGCTTGGTGTGGTTATTTTTGTTTCCAAACCATTTGGTCGGACCTCTTCATTCAAATTGAGCATTTAATTCAAGGCGAACGTCCAGCAAGATTGCGCTTAAAAAAACAAGCTTGGAACGTCGAAAAAATATTCAAAATAGGTTTATCTCATGCGTTGATGATATTGGTTTCATTTTGGACGGCCGTGACTTTCGTTTGTTACTTCAGTTACGCCCCCATGTTTGTCCAAGCATTTTTTAACGGTACGGCTTCTTCAGGCGGCTATTTTGCCGTGTTGATACTCACAATTTCAACCTACATTGCAGCGGGAATCGCCCGCGAGCAAATCTGTTTGTTTGCTTGTCCATATGCCCGTTTTCAGGGGGTGATGTATGAAGCTGACACTTTAGCTGTTACCTATGACGCTAAGCGTGGCGAAGGATTAAAAGGACGCACTATCCCAATTCAAGGGTTAAAAACACATGACGAGCGGACTCAAGCTGGTCACGGCGATTGTATTGATTGTGGATTCTGTGTGCAGGTTTGCCCGACAGGGATTGATATCCGAAATGGTCTTCAGTATCAGTGTATTTCGTGTGGTCTTTGTATTGATGCCTGCGATAACATTATGGATTCTGTTGGTTATCCTCGCGGCTTGATTCGTTATGACTCTGAAACTAATCTCGCGAGTGATTTACCGCATCCACCCAAAGTGATGTGGAAGCGGTTCAAAGTGCTTGGTTATGCAGGTGCCATACTGTTAATGACGGCATTGTTGTTTTATAACATTGGTACTCGAACCACGACCGAGGTAAACGTTCAGCAAGTTCGTCAGCCTCTTTACGTGATGCTGTCTGATGGTAGTTTTAGAAATCGATATGTGATCCATATCGTTAATAAAACAGAAGCTGATGAAATTTATGCAGTTGATGTAGAAGGGATTTCGCCAAGATCACTCGATATGCACTTTTTCAAACAGGTCTCTATCAAAGCGGGTAAAGGCTTAAATATGAATGCGACAGTGAATTTATCTGCCGAAGATGCATCCAAGATCGACGAGTTTAACTTTTTGATCACGCGCGCATCAACAAGTGAAGTGATTAGGGTTAAAACTAATTTCAACAGTCCGAGAGAGCACGACTAA
- a CDS encoding cbb3-type cytochrome c oxidase N-terminal domain-containing protein has translation MSQDNKKATTQTTGHVWDDDLEELDNPLPRWWIWGFYVTFAFAIVYWLFYPAWPVANTYTKGIAGLNNVTYVATKADGTQETKTTHWNMRSKLMVEMNELKAEQKQYFDKVASKSFEEVAKDPELMQFVNSAGKTLFATNCAPCHQAGGQGKVKFSPNLTDDHWQYGGAYENIETTIIAGRNGVMPSFKAILNDEELSQVSSYVLSLSGEPHNADAAKLGDAIFHGDKAGCYACHGADAKGNPAIGSANLTDKIWLWPDVLGAKTPEAKLTEVKTLIYDGMNKGVMPVWGARLKPEQIKLLTVYVHDSLGGGK, from the coding sequence ATGAGTCAGGACAACAAAAAAGCAACAACTCAGACAACGGGTCACGTTTGGGACGATGATCTAGAAGAGTTAGATAACCCATTACCTAGGTGGTGGATCTGGGGTTTTTACGTTACATTTGCCTTTGCGATCGTATATTGGTTGTTTTATCCGGCATGGCCTGTAGCGAACACCTACACCAAAGGTATCGCCGGCTTAAATAATGTCACTTATGTTGCTACTAAAGCAGATGGCACACAAGAAACGAAAACCACACACTGGAATATGCGTTCTAAGTTAATGGTTGAAATGAACGAATTAAAAGCAGAGCAAAAGCAATACTTTGATAAGGTTGCTTCTAAGTCTTTTGAAGAAGTCGCAAAAGATCCGGAATTAATGCAGTTTGTTAACTCAGCGGGTAAAACGTTATTTGCCACTAACTGCGCGCCATGTCATCAAGCAGGCGGTCAGGGAAAGGTGAAATTTTCACCCAACTTGACAGATGACCACTGGCAGTACGGTGGTGCTTATGAAAATATTGAGACTACTATTATTGCCGGCCGTAATGGTGTGATGCCTTCATTTAAAGCGATTTTGAATGATGAGGAGTTGTCACAAGTGAGTAGCTATGTCTTGAGTTTGTCAGGTGAACCACATAATGCTGACGCAGCCAAATTAGGTGATGCAATTTTTCACGGTGATAAAGCCGGTTGTTATGCTTGTCACGGTGCAGATGCTAAAGGTAATCCAGCCATTGGATCTGCAAACCTTACAGATAAAATCTGGCTATGGCCTGATGTGTTAGGTGCTAAAACGCCTGAAGCAAAGCTCACTGAGGTTAAAACGCTTATTTATGATGGAATGAACAAAGGGGTTATGCCAGTTTGGGGCGCTCGTTTAAAGCCAGAACAAATCAAATTGTTAACTGTTTATGTGCATGATAGTTTAGGTGGTGGTAAGTAA
- a CDS encoding cbb3-type cytochrome c oxidase subunit 3, whose product MEWLMWFTKFENTKPVSLVIFFGLFCGVLIYLYGSKQRGAQLESFKHIPLQDDDI is encoded by the coding sequence ATGGAATGGCTAATGTGGTTTACCAAGTTTGAAAATACCAAGCCAGTATCTTTGGTTATTTTCTTCGGCTTATTCTGTGGGGTATTGATTTATCTTTATGGAAGCAAGCAGCGCGGTGCGCAATTAGAAAGTTTCAAACATATACCTTTGCAAGATGACGATATTTAA